Below is a window of Rhodopseudomonas sp. P2A-2r DNA.
CGGAAGTGAGCACACATCGCGGCGGCGGTGTCGAACGCGGCCCCCATCTAAACGCGTCGGTTTTAGTCGTAGATCGCGGTAAGTTCCTGAGGCCTTAGGAAGCCCGCCTGTGCGCCCTTACTGGCTTGATCCCTGATCCCTGCCCACCCCGCCATCGCACTGGTGGCCCGCGCCCGGCGGTCCGATACGCTGGCCGGTTTGCGCCCGTCATGTCTGGCACAATTCATCCAGGGTGATGCTGACCGGCTCGAGGCTGACAGGCTGGTAGCGCGGCGACGCGTGCGCCGGTTGGCCTGTCATTCCCATCATCACGGAACAGTCACACACCGGGACTCATCTTCTCGATTTCCCTGGTCGATCAGACATAAACTCTCATTTTCGGAGTGACCCTATGCTGTGCGCCCTAGTAAGAACTAGGGGCGCACGCAGCGCAATTTGGGCATTTCAGAATTTACAGTTCACGCGCGCTTCACGTGGTTCACGCAAAACGAAGTTAGGCCCGTGGTTAGGGCCTAAATTGCCGTTTTGGTGTTCACGCCAACCTTCACGCACGCTTCACGCAAGAGGCCTAGAAGCTCTTCACGCAAACCTTCACGCAAGCTTCACATAAGGGCACTTTGCGTGAAGGATTTCAGGCCTCAAGAGTCACCCCAATGACCCGGCGGATGACCCGCTCGGCTCCCCCGCTGTCCCGGTCCACCAGTTCGACGGTGATCTGCCCCGCCGCCTGTAGCCGCTCGACCGCCCGCTCGACGCGCATACGCCGGGCATGCCCGTCCTTCTTGGTCGTTCCCTTGGTCCTACCGGTCTTGTCCCCACGAACCTTGGAACGGTCGCGAAGCCGATCAGCCGATAGGCCGATCAGTTCGGTCAGCCGGGCCACGGTGGTGCCGTATCCTGCGCCCTTGCCGTCGAGGAACCGCAAAACCAGATCGTCCAGCGTCTTCACGGTGCCGTCTGCCAGCGCGGCAGCGATGATATCCGCTGCGTTATCGTCGTCGGCCTCAACCGCACCGAACCGATTAAACGACACGAAGGCCGACGTGTAATCCAGCCCCTTCGGCGTCTCGCCAAGGATGCGGGTCACCAGCTTGAAGGTCGATCCGCTCGCAGTCGCGATGCCATCCCGCTGTTTCTTGTTCACAAGGGTGTGGGTCGCGTCGTCGCCGGTGCCGTCCTTCTCGACCATGTAAGCGAAGTCCCACGCCCCCTCCTGAGTGACCGACCCCGAATAGGTATCGCCGTTCTTCGTGGTGTGCACAAGAATCCAGATCGTGCAGCCCATCAACTCCGCAAGCTTACGCAGTTCGGCATACAGCGGCTCGACAGCCTCATCTGCTGAACGGGAACTGCCTTTCTCCAGAAGCAGGCCGAAATGATCCAACGCTAGCAAGGCCGGGAATCGACCGAGGCGCTGCTTATACTCGCAAGCAATCTTGTAGATGCGAGCACAGGCCCTGTCAGACGGCATGCCGATGGGAAAGTTCGAAAGGTCAGCAGCAATCGACTTGGCAATCTCACGATGCCCAAACGCATCGGGATTCACGTCGAGGCGCTTGGCCTCTTGTTCGCCCATAGGCATATAAAGCGCTGCCATGCGTCGTCGGTGGCCTTGCTTGCCTTCACCGCCGATGTAGAGCGCGCCGCCCTGATCGACCCGCTGACCGTTGAACGAACCACCCTCTGCGAGCAACTTGAGAACATGGTGACACAGGAACGTCTTGCCCGCGTTCGGTGCGCCGATCAGGGCGCCAACACTGACAGCCGGAATGAAACCCGGCACCAGTTCATCAACCGGGATCAACTCCAGCGCACTCTCTGACCCGAACTCAAGCCCGTCTTCTGACTTGCGGCTGGTGAGGCCTGCGGCACGCAAGGCTTGCTGGTAGGCTTCAAGCTCGCGGTCGGCTTCCTTCTTGATGCCGGTGTCATTGCTGACCACCTTGAGCTTCGCGCGCATGGCTTCTTTCTTACCTGGTTCGGCCATGATCAAAGCTCCTCAACTTCGCCGAACGCCACGCCATCGGTAGGCAGTCCAGGGTTAAATTTGCTGTGCTTCGCCTTAACCCAGTCATGCGCGAAGTTCTCCAGATTGAAACAGCCGGTCTCACCGTTGCGGCTGCGGTCGCCAATGTAGTCGCCCACGATGCCGTCTAGGTTATCCGTGTTGGAAAGACAGCAGCACACTGCAAGGCCTTCGACCGCCGACATACACCAGAACGTCGCTCGCACCATTTGCATAAACCTGAAACGATGCGCGGACTTAGAGGTGTCACCGAAACGCTCTTCGGTCTTTACGCCGAACACAGGCAGATTAAGAAAAGCGTCATAAGCCAAGTACAGTTCCGCCGGGTCGAACAGCAGCGCGTCGTCTTCATCAACGCTGTCAACCTTGCCACAGCCAGCGGAACGAAGTTGAGCAAGTGTGTCGCGCTCCTCGACGTTGCGCGCAGCCGTTGCCTTGGGGTCGGAATGTTCGCTGCTCTTGATCTTGAGCCGCAGACACTCCGGCAGCGGCACCAACGTCTTGTCGTTAATCGCTTTAATGAACCGTTGCAGATCCTTCATGCTGCCATATCGCTTCCCGTCGAGACGCCATGCAGCCGGTGCGACTGATTGACCCGTGCGTCCACGTACGTCACAGCCGAGTTCACCCTTGATCGAACCGGGACTGCTGCCGAGACGTTCGGGGTTCGTGTAGTACCAATGACCGCCGCCATCCCGCGTCGGAATGCACAGCGCCCCGTCAGGCGTGCCGCCGTGCTGTTCCATGAACGATGCGAGTAGCGCGGGGCCGTTGTCCTTCTGATCAGCGTCCACAACGATCAGGTTTGCAGGACCGCAGGCGATGCTTGGCACCGCGTCAGGAAACTCGCGCCACATGCGCTTGACGGTGTGTTCGTTGAGTGTGCAGCCGACAAACATCGGTTCGTGCCTGTGCTTCTCGACGTAATTCGCAATCGACAGTTCGCGTTGGTCGCTATAGGCGGCATCGTTCACGACGGAGTCGAGAGTGTGCCACATAACCACCAACGGCGTCTTGCCTGATGACGGGAACACAGGAACGCCAATCTTCACCAACGCCAGCGCAATGACGCGGTTTGTGCTGCGGCGTTCATTCTCGTTGTCGATCTTGTTTTTAGGCGGAGATACGGTCATCAATCTGGCCCTTGGCGGTTCGGAGTGAGTTCAGGATTGCTTCAACCCAACGGTAGGTTTCGCGGGCTGAATTCAACAATTCGAAAGACTCGCGGCTGTTCGCGATCTTGTTCCTGTCAAAACTGATTGTGTAGCAACTCTTCGCGCCGCTGCGGAAGCGAACCACGAAGGCGTAACCATTCGCGCTTTTGCTGTGGTACAGCTCTGTGCCGTTCATTTCTGCTATGAAGCGGCTCATGCAACTTGCTCTTGGACGTAACGGGCGAGCGCCCGCAGTTCGCCGTTGTCACTTTTCCGAGCCGGATCCAATGGATGTTCGCCCATGCAACCGGCCAACGTTGACAGGTTGGTGTCGACAGCGCGATCATCGCTGAAGTCGCGCAGCACGTCGACCAGGTAGAGGCCCGCTTTATACTTCGTGGTGACCGGCTTGTTCAGTGCGGTCGCTGCGACGGTATTGGTCAGGTTCTGCAGGCGCCGTTCATCGGTCATGTGCGCTGCGATCTCTGCCGGGGCCAGGGAGATGTCGATGGTGGTCATGGTGTTGGCGTCCTTTCAGTTAGCAAAGAGCGGCGTCAGCGAGCGCCGCATTGATGCGCGCCTTGTGCGCGTCGAAGTCAGAACGTCGTGCGTAGAGTTTCCCCGCGATGCGCCAGAGCTTCGCGAACTCTCCGGCCTTCGCGGCTTTCGTCAGGGTCGGCATGCTAGTGCCCAATTCTTCGAGAACTTTGGCGACGGACAAAAAGTCGCGTTCGAGATTTTCAGCAGGAAATACGGTGAAGACGTTATGGCTTGCTATCGTGGTGGCTCCTTGTGATTAGCGCCGTGGCGTTGAATCGCTGCGGTCGCTGGACTGAAAACGTGCAGCGTTAGGCTGCGCCGCGCAGTTGAGTCATCGGGCACTTATGCCCGTAATGTTGAAGTGGCCCGGGGTTGCCGCCGCCCCTCGCGAAAGACGTCTAGATAAAAGCGCTGGAAAGACTCGGGGGGCCAAGAGTATTGTTACCCGCGAGGAAGTGCGCCCAAAGAGAGCAAAGCCCTGAAAAGCATTTTGCACAATCAGACGTACCCCGGCGCCGCTCCAATCCTGCGATTAACAGCTTCGGCCCCACCGGGTTGTCGGGTCCGTCAGGCCTTAGCCTGACCGGTCTCGCACCGGGTCAACACGGCCCGCCTGTGAGGCCGGCGGCGGCCGGCCTATCGCAGCCCCGGCGGTACCGCGCAACCCAGCTAATCCAGAGCGCGACCCGCCAGAATGCAAAAAGCCCCGCCGGTTAGGCGGGGCCTTTCGTTCTGAAGTTTGTTTCGATAGTTAGCGTTCGTTCGTCGAGTGAAACGTGATCGAATTTTCAAACCGGCCGGCCCAACATCCGAGCGTGCCAATGTCAACCATATTCACCTTCGCCCTCGCCTTTCGGATGCATGCGCGCATAGCATTTTCGTTCACAGCGGCTTTCCGTCCGAAAACGGACTGACCAGCGTTCAACGCCAAGGTGTAGAAGAGCGGCGACGGTTCACCCCCTCGATCAGTCGAAAGGGCTAACGTTGTCCCCTCAATCTCTGACGCACAGACAAGGCTGACTTTCAACGAGTCCGGCCCGCTAAACAGAACGATGATCGTTCCGTTAGCGTATGTCGTCACGTCTTCGTAGGACATAACATCGACCGACGCTGCGAGCCGGTCGAACCGTTCACGACACGGCCCCGTCATTCTGGTGATGCCTTCGGCAGCTTCGCGCTGGTGCAATTGGTCGCCGGGGGACAGCGCCATAAAATGCACGGTGCCATCGTCGCGTTTTTCGTAGACGGGATAAGCTCGCGCGGTCGCGA
It encodes the following:
- a CDS encoding AAA family ATPase, translating into MAEPGKKEAMRAKLKVVSNDTGIKKEADRELEAYQQALRAAGLTSRKSEDGLEFGSESALELIPVDELVPGFIPAVSVGALIGAPNAGKTFLCHHVLKLLAEGGSFNGQRVDQGGALYIGGEGKQGHRRRMAALYMPMGEQEAKRLDVNPDAFGHREIAKSIAADLSNFPIGMPSDRACARIYKIACEYKQRLGRFPALLALDHFGLLLEKGSSRSADEAVEPLYAELRKLAELMGCTIWILVHTTKNGDTYSGSVTQEGAWDFAYMVEKDGTGDDATHTLVNKKQRDGIATASGSTFKLVTRILGETPKGLDYTSAFVSFNRFGAVEADDDNAADIIAAALADGTVKTLDDLVLRFLDGKGAGYGTTVARLTELIGLSADRLRDRSKVRGDKTGRTKGTTKKDGHARRMRVERAVERLQAAGQITVELVDRDSGGAERVIRRVIGVTLEA
- a CDS encoding bifunctional DNA primase/polymerase — protein: MTVSPPKNKIDNENERRSTNRVIALALVKIGVPVFPSSGKTPLVVMWHTLDSVVNDAAYSDQRELSIANYVEKHRHEPMFVGCTLNEHTVKRMWREFPDAVPSIACGPANLIVVDADQKDNGPALLASFMEQHGGTPDGALCIPTRDGGGHWYYTNPERLGSSPGSIKGELGCDVRGRTGQSVAPAAWRLDGKRYGSMKDLQRFIKAINDKTLVPLPECLRLKIKSSEHSDPKATAARNVEERDTLAQLRSAGCGKVDSVDEDDALLFDPAELYLAYDAFLNLPVFGVKTEERFGDTSKSAHRFRFMQMVRATFWCMSAVEGLAVCCCLSNTDNLDGIVGDYIGDRSRNGETGCFNLENFAHDWVKAKHSKFNPGLPTDGVAFGEVEEL